One Sebastes umbrosus isolate fSebUmb1 chromosome 6, fSebUmb1.pri, whole genome shotgun sequence DNA window includes the following coding sequences:
- the sema3b gene encoding semaphorin-3B gives MMTMMMMMAAMMVTCSSLILLGLAAAHASSATVTRASSASSSSSSSSSTSSSPRMKLSYKELQQFHGVRRFELERSCCFSALLLDEERGRLFVGAKNFLLSLSLDNIAKQEHKIYWPAPVDWREECNWAGKDITSDCVNYVKIVHHYNRTHLYACGTGAFHPTCAFVEVGHRMEDHIFRIDPSKVEDGKGKSPYDPRHNAASVLVGDELYAGVATDLMGRDFTIFRSLGKRPSIRTEQHDSRWLNEPKFVGSFWVPESENPDDDKVFFFFRETAVEAQGLGKSTYSRIGQLCRNDMGGQRSLVNKWTTFLKTRLICSVPGADGSDTYFDELRDVFLLQTRDRKNPLVYTVFSTSSSVFKGSAVCLYSMNDIRRAFLGPFAHKEGPNYQWVPFQGKVPYPRPGMCPSKTFGSFESTKGFPDDVIQFARHHPLMYNPVYPMSRRPVFVRTNVDYSFTQIAVDRVSAADGQYDVMFIGTDKGTVLKVINIPKESWNNMEELLLEELEVFKDASSIIDMQISSKRQQLYLGSDTGIAQVPLHRCSVYGKACAECCLARDPYCAWDGTSCTRYLPNTKRRFRRQDVRNGDPNTLCSGDHHKHRVAERKLYGVEGSSTFLECIPKSLQARVTWTYQKHPQNPREEVRLDDRILQTDRGLLIRRVLKRDVGVYQCHAMEHGFTQTLLGITLEVVPSSSTSVSNLPSDAPVRLDPRSGGAPPTNQKLWYRDFMQLVDHPNLSTVDQICEQVWARKNAGGGGGDQGEKTFPAPGKEVPPLGPAVRPANKKWKHLQEIRKGRNRRTHDGKPNPRAPRSAGE, from the exons ATGATgaccatgatgatgatgatggcggcCATGATGGTCACCTGCAGCTCTCTGATCCTGCTGGGTCTGGCCGCCGCCCACGCATCCTCCGCCACCGTGACCCGCGCTTCCTCtgcatcttcatcttcctcctcctcctcctccacctcctcgtcACCACGCATGAAGCTCTCCTATAAAG AGTTGCAGCAGTTCCATGGAGTGCGGCGGTTCGAGCTGGAGCGTTCCTGCTGCTTCAGCGCTTTGCTGTTGGACGAAGAAAGAGGACGCCTCTTCGTTGGAGCCAAGAACTTCCTGCTGTCGCTATCATTAGACAACATCGCCAAGCAGGAACACAAG ATCTACTGGCCGGCTCCCGTCGACTGGAGGGAAGAGTGTAACTGGGCTGGCAAGGACATCACT TCCGACTGTGTGAACTATGTGAAGATTGTGCACCACTATAACCGCACCCACCTGTACGCCTGTGGAACCGGGGCCTTCCACCCTACCTGTGCCTTCGTGGAGGTGGGACACAGGATGGAG gaCCACATCTTCAGGATTGACCCCTCTAAGGTGGAGGACGGGAAAGGGAAGAGTCCGTATGATCCTCGCCACAATGCTGCATCTGTACTCGTCG GGGATGAGCTATATGCCGGCGTGGCCACAGACTTAATGGGACGGGACTTCACCATCTTTAGAAGCCTGGGGAAACGGCCCTCCATCCGCACCGAACAGCACGACTCACGTTGGCTCAatg AGCCAAAGTTTGTTGGTTCCTTTTGGGTCCCGGAGAGTGAAAACCCTGATGATGACaaggtgtttttcttcttccgCGAGACGGCGGTTGAGGCCCAGGGGCTGGGGAAGTCCACCTACTCCCGCATCGGACAGCTCTGCAGG AATGACATGGGCGGTCAGCGAAGTCTGGTGAACAAGTGGACGACATTCCTCAAGACCCGTCTGATCTGCTCGGTGCCGGGAGCCGACGGCAGCGACACCTACTTTGATGAGCTGC GCGACGTGTTCCTGCTGCAGACGAGGGACAGAAAGAACCCTCTGGTCTACACTGTCTTCTCTACTTCCAG CAGTGTATTTAAAGGCTCAGCAGTGTGTCTCTACTCCATGAATGACATCCGGAGGGCCTTCCTGGGACCTTTTGCCCACAAAGAGGGGCCCAACTACCAGTGGGTCCCCTTCCAGGGAAAAGTCCCCTATCCACGCCCAGGAATG TGTCCCAGCAAGACATTCGGCAGCTTCGAGTCCACAAAGGGTTTCCCAGACGATGTGATCCAGTTTGCGCGTCACCACCCTCTGATGTATAACCCCGTCTACCCTATGAGCCGACGGCCCGTCTTCGTCAGGACCAACGTGGACTACAGCTTCACACAGATCGCTGTGGACAGAGTCAGCGCCGCCGACGGACAGTATGATGTCATGTTCATTGGCACAG ACAAAGGGACAGTGCTAAAGGTGATCAACATCCCCAAGGAGAGctggaacaacatggaggagctcctactggaggagctggaggtctTCAAA GATGCCTCATCTATCATCGACATGCAGATCTCTTCAAAacgg CAACAGCTGTATCTGGGCTCAGACACAGGCATAGCCCAGGTCCCCCTCCACCGCTGCAGTGTGTATGGGAAGGCCTGCGCTGAGTGCTGCCTGGCCAGAGACCCGTACTGTGCCTGGGATGGAACCTCATGCACTCGCTACCTGCCAAATACCAAGAG ACGTTTCCGTCGCCAGGATGTCAGGAACGGAGACCCCAACACCCTGTGCTCTGGAG ACCATCATAAGCACCGTGTTGCAGAGAGGAAGCTCTATGGAGTGGAGGGAAGCAGCACTTTCTTGGAGTGTATCCCCAAATCCCTTCAGGCCAGAGTCACCTGGACCTACCAGAAACATCCACAGAACCCACGGGAAGAG GTGCGTCTAGATGACCGCATcctccagacagacagaggccTTCTGATTCGCCGAGTCCTGAAGAGAGACGTCGGCGTCTACCAGTGCCACGCCATGGAGCACGGCTTCACCCAAACCTTACTAGGCATCACCCTGGAAGTCGTACCTTCATCATCCACCTCAGTCTCCAACCTGCCCTCGGACGCCCCTGTCCGATtagacccccgcagcggagGCGCGCCCCCAACCAACCAAAAGCTTTGGTACCGGGATTTCATGCAGCTGGTGGACCACCCCAACCTGAGCACCGTCGACCAGATTTGTGAGCAAGTTTGGGCGCGAAAGAATGCCGGCGGCGGAGGCGGCGACCAAGGGGAAAAGACCTTTCCTGCTCCGGGGAAGGAGGTCCCGCCTCTGGGCCCCGCCGTCCGCCCAGCTAACAAGAAGTGGAAGCATCTTCAGGAGATAAGGAAGGGGAGAAACCGCCGGACCCACGACGGGAAACCGAACCCTCGGGCGCCTCGCAGCGCAGGGGAGTAA